From one Pueribacillus theae genomic stretch:
- a CDS encoding phosphatase PAP2 family protein, giving the protein MKRLVVWISLILFIGLAFTFEKPLSVKFDEKILLFFESIRTNFLTVAFYVFTEIGSFKILLPITIIVSIFLIYKKRFIEFAFLMIAFWGVRGVNTLLKGWFERERPSFHSLIEVGGFSFPSGHAMNSTVVFGFLFYLFLHILNVRQKNRMMWLLATIAIVSLIAISRVYLGVHYPTDIVAGAGCGLLYLFIIIYLYQLTLRLKR; this is encoded by the coding sequence TTGAAACGTTTAGTCGTTTGGATAAGTTTAATTTTGTTTATTGGACTTGCATTTACCTTTGAAAAGCCACTTTCTGTAAAATTTGATGAGAAAATCCTTTTGTTTTTTGAGAGCATCAGAACAAACTTTTTGACAGTTGCGTTTTACGTATTTACCGAAATTGGATCGTTCAAAATTTTGCTTCCTATCACGATTATCGTTTCTATCTTTTTAATCTATAAAAAGCGTTTTATTGAATTCGCTTTTTTGATGATCGCATTTTGGGGCGTGAGAGGAGTCAACACTTTGCTAAAAGGATGGTTTGAGAGGGAACGCCCTTCCTTTCATTCGCTTATCGAAGTTGGCGGCTTTAGCTTTCCTAGCGGACATGCGATGAATTCTACCGTTGTGTTCGGTTTTTTGTTTTATTTATTTTTGCATATTCTTAATGTCAGGCAGAAAAACAGAATGATGTGGCTGCTAGCAACCATTGCCATCGTTTCTCTTATTGCGATAAGCAGAGTTTATCTTGGCGTTCACTACCCTACGGACATTGTTGCAGGTGCGGGCTGCGGCTTG
- a CDS encoding metallophosphoesterase, whose translation MLFFILLSIALLLIGLLFKAYKNTKDVVINEIEIPINGVRLDGTNLQILHISDLHLENISVTPEDLYEHLKDRPIDLIALTGDFLDRKRSIPKLKPYLKILKTLKPKHGIYAVFGNHDYVLRKNHLQLLEETLRSFGCHILKNEYQSIEMNGEMLNIIGIDDYSTNRSNISASYSGVGKGINLVLTHDPNIVLEMENVQYDYLLSGHFHGGQIHWPKPYHLAKMGKLVQMNIVKGLHMLHGKRFYISEGLGQTGVNIRVGSRPEVTVHNLIFSKTDKKSKNTLTAV comes from the coding sequence ATGCTTTTTTTTATTTTGCTATCTATTGCTCTACTGCTAATAGGTTTACTTTTTAAAGCATATAAAAATACGAAAGATGTCGTTATTAACGAAATTGAAATTCCTATTAATGGAGTGAGGCTAGATGGAACAAATCTTCAGATTCTCCATATTTCGGATTTGCATCTTGAGAATATTTCTGTCACGCCTGAGGATTTGTACGAGCATTTAAAAGATCGTCCAATTGATCTCATTGCACTTACTGGTGATTTTCTTGATCGAAAACGTTCGATTCCAAAATTAAAGCCCTATTTAAAAATACTGAAAACATTAAAACCGAAACATGGCATCTACGCTGTATTTGGCAACCATGATTATGTCTTGAGGAAAAATCATTTACAGCTCTTAGAGGAAACATTGCGTTCTTTCGGCTGCCATATTTTGAAAAATGAATATCAGTCAATTGAAATGAATGGGGAAATGCTGAATATTATTGGGATTGATGATTATAGTACGAATCGAAGCAACATTTCCGCTTCCTATTCAGGTGTAGGAAAAGGGATTAATTTAGTTTTAACGCACGATCCGAATATCGTGCTTGAGATGGAAAATGTTCAATACGACTATTTGTTGTCCGGGCATTTCCACGGCGGACAGATTCACTGGCCGAAGCCATACCATCTTGCCAAAATGGGAAAGCTCGTCCAGATGAATATCGTCAAAGGGCTTCATATGCTGCATGGCAAGCGATTTTACATTAGTGAAGGCCTTGGACAAACCGGTGTGAATATCCGAGTCGGGAGCAGACCTGAGGTAACGGTTCACAACCTTATTTTTTCAAAAACAGATAAAAAATCTAAAAATACTTTAACCGCAGTTTAG
- a CDS encoding YkoP family protein, whose product MVLRLGLFYIWKCFDPLYYYCTRLTSLAKRYPNHHNILRVRTTCYKGCEAVLSDGTAIKRNDILIKIHLHNVQILKETKHFANELQKGKWIYRSVERSLPELVTFIKEHDKCDEIKGIIGITTLNRGSGRLGFETIEISSRFYKWFKWFIQFPILYLTTANLSWKDSFRHKPNYLFMSKAALFEKYSKS is encoded by the coding sequence ATGGTTTTAAGGTTAGGCTTATTTTACATTTGGAAATGTTTTGATCCCCTATATTATTATTGTACGCGCCTTACTTCATTGGCCAAACGGTATCCCAATCACCATAATATACTCAGAGTACGAACCACTTGCTATAAAGGGTGTGAGGCAGTCCTCTCCGATGGAACAGCAATCAAACGCAATGATATATTAATTAAGATCCACTTGCATAATGTTCAAATTCTAAAAGAGACGAAGCACTTTGCGAACGAACTGCAAAAGGGAAAGTGGATTTACCGTTCGGTTGAGCGTTCGCTGCCTGAACTTGTCACTTTCATTAAAGAACACGATAAATGTGACGAGATAAAGGGGATTATTGGCATCACAACGCTAAATCGTGGTTCCGGGCGCCTCGGATTTGAAACAATTGAGATTTCAAGCCGTTTCTATAAATGGTTTAAATGGTTTATTCAGTTTCCAATTCTTTATTTAACGACTGCTAATTTATCGTGGAAAGATTCGTTTCGTCACAAGCCGAATTATTTGTTTATGTCAAAAGCAGCATTGTTTGAGAAGTATAGTAAATCATAA
- a CDS encoding MGDG synthase family glycosyltransferase — protein sequence MKKVLFLPFLKMPSGHHQTAKALASWIKTYDKSIICESVDIFSFAFQKTEAFISRSYLYAIQYLPSFYSWLYRKNACENQEKGRFLFYELLFEREMAKLIREKQPDWLICTHALPSYILNRLKLKQHIDLPIVNVYTDYFINSVWGTEAIDFHLVPDTSFKEQLMQRGVNERSIFVTGIPLHPSIQRSESFNHTFSKYNLLVAGGSLGVGGIQSFIRKLTPFENIHFYVLCGKNKRLYETLKNMNESHVTPLPYIQNPREMNGIYEQMNGIITKPGGVTVTESLYKHIPIFIYHTLPGQEEMNFSYLSANGLAYDLRRPKEECIGQAVLTYLSDDKEMGNYKKRLAFFRKGLLIRI from the coding sequence ATGAAGAAGGTTCTTTTTTTACCTTTTCTAAAAATGCCTTCAGGACATCATCAAACGGCTAAAGCGTTGGCATCCTGGATTAAAACCTATGACAAGTCCATCATTTGCGAAAGTGTGGATATTTTTTCATTTGCTTTTCAAAAGACTGAAGCCTTTATTTCGCGCTCCTATTTATATGCTATTCAATATTTACCTTCATTCTATAGTTGGCTTTACCGGAAAAACGCTTGTGAAAACCAAGAAAAAGGACGTTTTCTCTTTTATGAACTGCTATTTGAAAGGGAAATGGCAAAACTTATTCGAGAAAAACAGCCTGACTGGCTTATTTGTACGCATGCACTTCCTTCCTATATTTTAAACCGACTAAAACTAAAACAACATATTGATCTTCCTATTGTAAATGTATACACCGATTATTTTATCAATTCCGTATGGGGGACAGAAGCGATTGATTTCCATTTGGTCCCGGATACGTCTTTCAAGGAGCAACTAATGCAACGTGGGGTAAATGAGCGTTCCATTTTTGTAACTGGCATCCCATTGCACCCTTCTATACAGCGTTCAGAATCTTTCAATCACACGTTTTCAAAATACAATCTTCTCGTGGCTGGCGGCAGTCTTGGAGTCGGGGGGATTCAATCATTTATCCGCAAGCTCACGCCTTTTGAAAATATCCACTTTTACGTGCTTTGCGGTAAAAATAAACGTTTGTACGAAACCCTTAAAAATATGAATGAATCGCATGTAACGCCGTTGCCTTATATTCAAAACCCCCGGGAAATGAATGGCATTTATGAGCAAATGAATGGCATTATTACAAAGCCAGGCGGTGTTACTGTAACCGAGAGCTTATATAAACATATACCGATATTTATTTACCATACATTGCCCGGACAAGAAGAGATGAATTTTTCTTATTTGTCTGCCAATGGCCTTGCATATGATTTGCGCCGTCCTAAAGAAGAATGCATTGGACAAGCCGTTCTCACATATTTGTCGGATGACAAAGAAATGGGAAATTACAAAAAAAGATTAGCCTTTTTCAGAAAAGGATTGCTGATCAGAATCTAG
- a CDS encoding aldehyde dehydrogenase family protein: protein MKTAMNFINGKWVSSKTNQFADNTNPATGELLGRVIQSDQSDVNAAVLAAKEAQKQWRLVPAPQRAEILFRIGAMLKDQKEQLSQMLTLEMGKVIDEARGEVQEAIDMAFYMAGEGRRLFGHTTPSELGSKFAMSVREPIGVVGIITPWNFPIAIASWKAFPAIAAGNTIIWKPATETPFLAEAFVKIFEEAGLPDGVVNLVYGTGLEVGSAIVEHPHIQVISFTGSNEVGRTIAERGGKLLKRVSLEMGGKNAVIVMDDADLDLAIDGIVWSAFGTSGQRCTACSRIIVHRKVKTELENRLIERMRSLKIGNGLDETVQIGPVIHEQALDRIHNYVEIGKREGAKLLVGGRKLSNRSLAGGNYYAPTLFTDVSPSMRIAKEEIFGPVTSLIPVDSLEEAVDVNNNVSYGLSSSIFTKNVNKVFQALRDLDTGIVYVNTGTTGAEIHLPFGGTKETGNGHRDSGLAALDVFTEWKSIYIDYSEKLQRAQIDV from the coding sequence ATGAAGACAGCAATGAACTTTATTAATGGGAAATGGGTGTCATCTAAAACGAATCAATTTGCGGATAATACAAATCCAGCTACGGGCGAGTTGTTGGGTCGTGTCATCCAATCTGATCAGTCTGATGTGAATGCGGCTGTTCTCGCAGCAAAGGAAGCACAGAAACAATGGCGGCTTGTTCCTGCTCCCCAGCGTGCGGAAATCCTATTTCGCATCGGAGCGATGTTGAAGGATCAAAAAGAACAACTGTCACAAATGTTAACGCTTGAAATGGGAAAGGTGATCGATGAAGCACGGGGCGAAGTGCAGGAAGCGATCGATATGGCTTTCTATATGGCTGGAGAAGGAAGGCGCTTATTTGGACATACGACACCTTCAGAGCTTGGCAGTAAATTCGCAATGAGTGTCCGCGAACCAATTGGCGTAGTCGGAATCATTACACCGTGGAATTTTCCAATTGCGATTGCATCTTGGAAAGCATTTCCGGCCATTGCCGCCGGCAACACAATCATTTGGAAACCAGCAACGGAAACCCCTTTTTTAGCTGAAGCATTTGTGAAGATTTTCGAAGAAGCCGGGCTTCCAGACGGTGTAGTAAACCTTGTGTATGGAACAGGCCTTGAGGTTGGATCCGCCATCGTTGAACATCCGCATATACAGGTCATTTCATTTACTGGCTCAAATGAAGTCGGGCGGACAATTGCGGAAAGGGGCGGCAAGCTTTTAAAAAGAGTTTCGTTGGAAATGGGTGGAAAAAATGCAGTTATTGTCATGGATGATGCAGATCTTGACTTGGCGATTGACGGCATCGTTTGGAGTGCGTTCGGTACGAGTGGGCAGCGGTGCACGGCGTGCAGCCGTATCATTGTTCATCGCAAAGTGAAAACCGAATTGGAAAATCGTTTAATTGAAAGAATGCGTTCATTGAAAATAGGAAACGGATTAGATGAAACGGTACAAATTGGGCCTGTCATTCATGAACAAGCTTTGGACCGAATTCACAATTATGTTGAAATCGGCAAGAGGGAAGGGGCAAAATTGCTTGTTGGCGGCAGGAAATTATCGAACCGCTCGCTCGCTGGCGGAAACTACTATGCGCCGACATTATTTACAGATGTAAGTCCATCTATGCGAATTGCGAAAGAGGAAATTTTCGGACCGGTTACTTCGCTGATCCCGGTTGACAGCTTAGAAGAGGCTGTTGATGTCAATAACAATGTTTCTTACGGATTATCGAGTTCAATTTTTACGAAAAATGTGAACAAGGTTTTTCAGGCACTGCGTGACTTGGATACGGGCATTGTTTACGTAAATACCGGAACGACAGGGGCGGAAATCCATCTTCCATTTGGCGGGACGAAAGAAACCGGAAATGGGCACCGTGATTCCGGATTAGCAGCTCTTGATGTTTTTACGGAATGGAAAAGTATTTATATCGACTACAGCGAAAAACTTCAAAGGGCTCAAATTGATGTCTAA
- a CDS encoding saccharopine dehydrogenase family protein has translation MKIAVLGAGLMGKEAARDLVNSQQVENVVLADLNVKKAEQVCQELQSKKLSHAFVDASDSKSLDAFIKPFDVIINALYYSFNVHVAMAAIRMGVHAVDLGGHIGKITDHILNLHSEAKKAGITYIPDLGVAPGMINILSGYGASMLDQVDSIYLAVGGIPLRPEPPLEYNHVFSLEGLLDHYTDLSTIIRDGKKMHVRSLSEIEPITFEGFGNLEAFHTAGGTSTLAYTFPHLKNLEYKTIRYKGHAEKFQLLVDLNMTRNDFDIEIDGVKVKPRDLLLALLEPILKLDDKDDVVLLKIKVEGLKDGQPIAHHFKMETLKDRTQNVTAMARCTANTISVVAQMIGNGTISKKGVFPPEQIVPGDLYVKEMAKRGVAIKHTPNML, from the coding sequence ATGAAAATCGCAGTTTTAGGCGCCGGATTAATGGGCAAAGAAGCGGCGAGAGACCTCGTAAACAGTCAGCAAGTTGAAAACGTTGTTCTTGCAGACCTTAATGTCAAAAAAGCTGAGCAAGTTTGCCAGGAATTGCAATCAAAAAAGCTATCCCATGCATTCGTTGATGCGTCTGACAGCAAAAGTTTAGATGCTTTTATAAAACCTTTTGACGTAATCATCAATGCGTTATATTATTCATTTAATGTTCACGTTGCAATGGCAGCCATTCGGATGGGCGTGCATGCAGTTGATCTAGGCGGGCACATCGGGAAAATCACTGATCATATTTTGAACCTTCATTCCGAAGCTAAAAAAGCCGGAATCACATACATTCCTGACCTAGGTGTCGCCCCCGGAATGATTAATATATTATCCGGGTATGGAGCCAGCATGCTCGATCAGGTGGATTCCATTTATCTTGCCGTTGGCGGGATTCCGCTTCGTCCCGAACCACCGCTTGAATACAATCATGTTTTTTCACTTGAAGGGCTTCTCGATCATTATACAGATCTCTCGACAATCATAAGGGACGGAAAGAAAATGCATGTGCGTTCTTTATCGGAAATTGAGCCGATTACTTTTGAAGGGTTTGGTAATCTCGAAGCCTTTCACACTGCTGGAGGGACATCAACTTTAGCTTACACGTTTCCGCATTTGAAAAATTTAGAGTATAAAACAATCCGCTATAAAGGTCATGCGGAAAAATTTCAACTTCTCGTTGATTTAAATATGACAAGAAATGATTTCGATATCGAGATTGATGGAGTAAAAGTTAAACCTAGGGACCTTTTGCTAGCACTATTAGAACCAATTCTTAAACTTGATGATAAAGATGATGTCGTACTACTGAAAATAAAAGTTGAAGGGCTAAAAGACGGTCAGCCGATCGCCCATCATTTTAAAATGGAAACATTGAAAGATCGAACACAAAATGTAACAGCGATGGCTAGATGTACAGCAAACACAATATCCGTCGTCGCCCAAATGATCGGAAACGGAACGATCTCTAAAAAAGGCGTATTTCCCCCAGAGCAAATCGTTCCAGGTGATCTGTACGTGAAAGAAATGGCGAAACGGGGAGTAGCCATCAAGCATACGCCAAATATGCTATAA
- a CDS encoding GNAT family N-acetyltransferase has protein sequence MIVKAVETDKEMNDALYVRSVVFVEEQHVPVELEIDEHENHAIHFIVYNDEEKPIGAGRLRKVDNGGKIERISVLREFRNKGLGRLLMQKIEQTAKEKQWLPLLLNAQIQVETFYKSLGYSTCSETFMEAGIPHVSMKKVNFGS, from the coding sequence ATGATTGTTAAAGCCGTTGAAACGGATAAAGAAATGAACGATGCGCTATATGTTCGATCCGTCGTCTTTGTTGAAGAACAGCATGTTCCGGTCGAATTGGAAATTGATGAACATGAGAATCATGCCATACACTTTATTGTTTACAACGATGAAGAAAAACCGATCGGTGCCGGAAGATTAAGAAAAGTTGATAACGGAGGAAAGATCGAAAGGATTTCTGTATTAAGAGAGTTCCGCAATAAGGGCCTAGGGCGCCTGCTTATGCAAAAGATTGAACAAACTGCAAAAGAAAAGCAATGGCTGCCTCTTCTGTTAAACGCCCAAATTCAAGTTGAAACCTTTTACAAAAGCCTTGGTTATTCGACATGCTCCGAAACATTTATGGAAGCGGGAATTCCTCATGTTTCAATGAAGAAAGTTAATTTTGGCTCATAA
- a CDS encoding DUF421 domain-containing protein, translating to MSYGYIAIELVVGFIMLLILTKLFGKTQISQLTPFDFISALILGELVGNAIYDKNVHLGFILFATFTWALLIIIAEWITQKLRKTRKFLEGEPSIVIRNGLIDRKQLKKNKIDIDQLQNLLRQKDVFSIREVEYAILESNGSLSVLKKPMYATPTKSDLKIPPKPVHLAFPIISDGIVDEENLKEAGFDEAWLSKQLKLNKISNAKEVFYAEWKQDEGFYCQKI from the coding sequence ATGTCTTACGGTTATATAGCAATTGAACTGGTCGTTGGCTTTATCATGCTTCTCATCTTAACGAAGCTGTTTGGAAAAACGCAAATTAGCCAACTTACACCATTTGATTTTATTTCTGCATTAATTTTAGGTGAACTTGTTGGTAATGCCATTTATGATAAAAATGTTCACCTTGGTTTCATTTTATTTGCAACATTTACGTGGGCGCTTTTAATAATTATAGCAGAATGGATCACACAAAAATTAAGAAAAACGAGAAAATTCCTCGAAGGTGAACCTTCAATCGTAATCCGCAACGGCCTTATTGATCGAAAGCAATTAAAAAAGAACAAGATTGATATTGATCAACTGCAAAACTTGCTCCGGCAAAAAGATGTATTTTCGATACGTGAAGTAGAATACGCCATTTTGGAGTCAAATGGAAGTTTAAGTGTCTTAAAAAAGCCTATGTACGCAACGCCAACAAAAAGTGATCTTAAAATCCCGCCGAAGCCTGTTCATTTAGCTTTCCCAATTATTAGCGATGGGATCGTTGACGAAGAAAACTTGAAAGAAGCAGGGTTTGATGAAGCATGGCTGAGTAAACAATTAAAATTAAATAAAATATCCAATGCCAAAGAAGTATTTTACGCAGAGTGGAAACAAGATGAAGGTTTTTACTGTCAAAAGATATAA
- a CDS encoding CotO family spore coat protein, with translation MSKKNDQILKSRPLMYIHQPKFEGIFLDQQVKQVKAISKQEWEKNNIPMAEDTEIQKKQDGNEKNSVREGKTEQSKPLGSENVIEHGVRKNAFVNKTIEEKLLFLTQLPNNMPTVTCEIRTQEKFYQCHILSYLDGLVTVRLSDNHQIVELPRKEIKSLSILRAV, from the coding sequence GTGTCTAAAAAAAATGATCAGATACTTAAAAGCAGACCTCTAATGTATATTCATCAGCCAAAATTTGAAGGAATTTTCCTTGATCAACAAGTGAAACAAGTGAAAGCAATATCGAAACAAGAATGGGAAAAAAATAACATTCCTATGGCGGAAGATACAGAAATACAAAAGAAACAGGATGGAAATGAAAAGAATTCTGTTAGGGAAGGGAAAACGGAGCAATCTAAACCATTAGGGTCTGAAAATGTCATTGAACATGGTGTACGAAAAAATGCATTCGTAAATAAAACAATTGAAGAAAAACTGCTTTTTTTAACACAACTTCCGAATAACATGCCAACCGTCACATGTGAAATAAGGACACAGGAAAAATTTTATCAATGCCATATTCTATCTTATCTAGATGGACTCGTAACTGTTCGGTTATCAGATAATCATCAGATTGTTGAACTGCCCAGAAAAGAAATCAAATCACTTTCAATTTTAAGGGCTGTCTAA
- the fabI gene encoding enoyl-ACP reductase FabI, whose amino-acid sequence MSLLLEGQTYVVMGVANKRSIAWGIAKSLSEAGARLIFTYAGERLEKNVRDLAETLERNDSIILPCDITDDGEIKETFEKIKQEVGVIHGLAHCIAFANTDELKGEYMNTTRDGFLLAHNISSYSLTAVAKEARHLMTEGGSILTMTYLGGERVLPNYNIMGVAKASLDASVRYLASDLGKDNIRVNAISAGPIRTLAAKGVSDFNSILKQIEEKAPLRRTTTQEEVGDTALFLMSDLSRGITGEILHVDSGYHIMG is encoded by the coding sequence ATGAGTCTTTTATTGGAAGGACAAACATATGTTGTCATGGGTGTCGCAAATAAACGGAGTATCGCATGGGGAATTGCGAAAAGTTTAAGCGAAGCGGGCGCTCGTTTAATTTTCACTTACGCTGGGGAACGTCTAGAGAAAAACGTTAGAGACTTGGCAGAAACGCTGGAACGTAATGATTCGATTATTTTACCTTGTGACATTACTGACGATGGTGAAATTAAAGAAACATTCGAAAAAATCAAGCAAGAAGTTGGCGTCATTCACGGTTTGGCGCATTGCATCGCGTTTGCAAACACAGACGAACTGAAAGGCGAGTATATGAACACAACAAGAGACGGTTTCTTGCTTGCGCATAACATTAGTTCTTATTCGTTGACTGCCGTAGCGAAAGAAGCGAGACATCTTATGACAGAAGGTGGAAGCATCCTTACGATGACCTATTTAGGCGGGGAGCGGGTGCTTCCGAATTACAATATTATGGGTGTCGCAAAAGCATCTCTTGATGCAAGTGTCCGATATCTTGCAAGTGACCTCGGCAAAGATAATATTCGAGTGAACGCGATTTCCGCCGGGCCGATCCGTACTTTGGCTGCAAAAGGCGTATCAGATTTTAACAGCATCTTAAAGCAAATTGAAGAAAAAGCACCGCTCAGGCGTACAACAACCCAAGAGGAAGTCGGAGATACTGCACTATTTTTAATGAGCGACTTATCCCGCGGAATCACAGGCGAAATCTTGCACGTTGACAGCGGTTATCATATTATGGGTTAA